In Paludibacter propionicigenes WB4, the genomic window ATAGGATTTTATTCTTTGCCAATATGTGGCATGAAATGACAGGAAATCATCGGGGTTAAATATTTATTCGTTTTACGGCTATAGATTAAATCCTTTTATTACTTTTGCTATGTCGCATTTCGTTACTGTGAATCTTCAAACTGCCAATCCAATGAACTCACCCAGCATAAAAAAACTGTATTTCAAAGATACGTCTTTTGCTAACCTGATGACGCACCGCATCTACAATGTGCTGCTGTATGCCAGTAAGTACGATGCTTTTGTGCTGGAGGAAGACGGACGCATCGACGAACAGATTTTTAATGAATATACGTCGCTCAACCTGCGCTATCCGCCACGCTTCACGTTGGTGTCCACGGCCGAAGAAGCCAATGCCTTACTGGCTGAGCGCAAGTTTGAACTGATTATCTCCATGCCCAGTGGCGACAGCATCAATCCTTTTGAATGGGCTAAAAGCGTGAAGTTGCAATTTCCCGATATTCCCATTGTGGTGCTTACGCCTTTCTCCAAATCGGTATCGCAGCGCATAGCCAACGAGGATGTAAGCGCCATCGACTACGTGTTCAGCTGGTTGGGCAATTCAGATATTCTGCTGGCCATCATTAAGCTCATAGAAGACCGCATGAACGTGGAGGAGGATGTGAACTCGGTGGGTGTGCAGGTTATTTTGTTTGTAGAAGACTCCATCCGGTGGTATTCGTCCATTGTACCGCATTTGTATAAATTCGTGTTTATGCAGTCGCGCTCATTTATGACCGAGGCGCTCAACGAGCACGAACAAATGCTCAGAATGCGCGGACGTCCTAAGATTCTGCTGGCGCGTTCCTACGAAGAGGGCATGGCCATTTACGAAAAATACAAGAAAAACATGCTGGGGGTGATTACCGATGTGAGTTACTCGCAAGACGGCATGAAAAACAAGTCCGCGGGCATCAACCTGTGTAAAGCCATTCGCCTTCAGGATTCGTATATCCCGCTCATAGTTGAGTCGACCGAAGAGGCTAACCATGCTGCTGCCGATGAGCTTAAAGCTGCATTCCTGAACAAGATGTCCAAAACCCTGCTGCTGGAACTGCGTGAGAAAATAACGGACAACTTCGGGTTTGGCGATTTTTTGTTTATACATCCCATTACCGGCGAAGAAGAAGCCCGGGTGCAAAACCTGCGGGGCTTGCAGGAAACGATTTTCAGCATCAGCAACGAATCGCTTTATTATCATGTGTCGCGCAATAATATATCGCGATGGCTATATTCGCGCGCCATGTTTCCGCTGGCAGAATTTCTGAAAAACATCAATGTGGACAACGATGTGGCCAGCGACCTGACACGAGTGCGACAAATCATATTCGATGCCATAGTGCATTACCGCAAGGTGAAGAACAGGGGAGTGGTGGCCGTTTTTCAGCGCGACAGGTTTGACCAGTACTCCAACTTTGCCCGCATTGGCGAAGGTTCATTGGGCGGAAAAGGGCGCGGACTGGCATTTATCGATGCCATGATAAAACGTAATGAGAGTTTCGAAAATTTTGAACATACGCAGATAACCATCCCCAAAACGGTGGTATTGTGTACCGATAACTTTACGGAATTTATGGAGCTGAATCAGCTTTATCCGTTGGCTTTGTCGGACATGCAGGACGAGGACATACTGGCGCACTTTCTGAAGGCGCGCCTGCCACAGCAACTCATTGCCGACTTGCACGCTTTTCTGGGAGCTATCG contains:
- a CDS encoding PEP/pyruvate-binding domain-containing protein, with amino-acid sequence MSHFVTVNLQTANPMNSPSIKKLYFKDTSFANLMTHRIYNVLLYASKYDAFVLEEDGRIDEQIFNEYTSLNLRYPPRFTLVSTAEEANALLAERKFELIISMPSGDSINPFEWAKSVKLQFPDIPIVVLTPFSKSVSQRIANEDVSAIDYVFSWLGNSDILLAIIKLIEDRMNVEEDVNSVGVQVILFVEDSIRWYSSIVPHLYKFVFMQSRSFMTEALNEHEQMLRMRGRPKILLARSYEEGMAIYEKYKKNMLGVITDVSYSQDGMKNKSAGINLCKAIRLQDSYIPLIVESTEEANHAAADELKAAFLNKMSKTLLLELREKITDNFGFGDFLFIHPITGEEEARVQNLRGLQETIFSISNESLYYHVSRNNISRWLYSRAMFPLAEFLKNINVDNDVASDLTRVRQIIFDAIVHYRKVKNRGVVAVFQRDRFDQYSNFARIGEGSLGGKGRGLAFIDAMIKRNESFENFEHTQITIPKTVVLCTDNFTEFMELNQLYPLALSDMQDEDILAHFLKARLPQQLIADLHAFLGAIASPIAVRSSSLLEDSHYQPFAGIYSTYMVPYNPQSRTHMLVMITEAVKAVYASVFYRDSKAYMTATKNVIDEEKMAIVLQEICGNAYDNRFYPSFSGVARSLNYYPIGAEKPEDGIANIAMGLGKHIMDGGMSLRFSPAYPNNVLQTSTLELTLRETQKFFNALDLNETNFVPQVDDGFNLLKVPVDDALKDGTLQYIASTYNLQDNVIQNGLYDGGHKVITFANILQHDVFPLADILKEVLRIAQAEMGRPIEIEFAVNLDYSPAKQHVFYLLQIRPIVDSKEMINEDIGAIADENAIITCKSALGHGVTTDLYDLVYVKPEAFSAANNPKITTEIERINRQLIAENRHYALVGPGRWGSADPWLGIPVKWPHISNARLIVESGLSNYRVDPSQGTHFFQNLTSFGVAYFTINPYQQDGTYDTAYLNAQPAVYESDYIRHVRFDKPIVMKVDGRKNKGVLLKPE